A single Elephas maximus indicus isolate mEleMax1 chromosome 2, mEleMax1 primary haplotype, whole genome shotgun sequence DNA region contains:
- the LOC126070445 gene encoding olfactory receptor 2L13-like has protein sequence MEKWNQTSNDFILLGLLPPNQTGMLLLFLILLVFFLASVGNATMIYLICMDSRLHTPMYFLLSQLSLMDLMYISTIVPKMIHNFLSGHKGISFLGCGFQNFFFVTMAGSEGLLLASMAYDRYVAICHPLHYPNRMSRRMCVQMIIGSWILGSINSSAHTAYILYIPYCRSRAIDHFFCDIPAMVSLACMDTWVYEYMVFVSTSLFLLLPFLGITASYGRVLLAVYHMCSKEGRKKTFTTCSAHLTVVTFYYVPFVYTYLRPRNVHSPAQNKILAVFYTILTPMLNPIIYSLRNKEVLGAMKRLFGVFSSKKK, from the coding sequence ATGGAGAAATGGAATCAAACTTCAAATGATTTCATTTTGTTGGGACTTCTTCCCCCAAATCAAACTGGCATGCTGCTCTTGTTCCTTATCCTCCTTGTATTCTTTCTGGCCTCAGTGGGAAACGCAACCATGATTTACCTCATTTGCATGGATTCCCgactccacacacccatgtacttccTCCTCAGCCAGCTCTCCCTCATGGACCTGATGTACATTTCTACTATAGTCCCCAAGATGATACACAACTTCCTCTCTGGCCACAAAGGCATCTCTTTCCTAGGATGTGGCTTTCAAAACTTCTTCTTCGTGACAATGGCTGGTTCTGAAGGCTTACTCTTAGCctccatggcctatgaccgttatgtggccatctgtcacccccTCCATTATCCCAACCGTATGAGTAGAAGGATGTGTGTCCAGATGATTATAGGATCTTGGATCTTGGGGTCCATCAACTCTTCGGCACACACAGCCTATATCCTTTATATTCCTTACTGCCGGTCCAGGGCCATTGATCATTTCTTTTGCGATATCCCAGCCATGGTGTCTCTCGCATGTATGGACACCTGGGTCTATGAGTACATGGTTTTTGTGAGCACaagcctctttctcctccttcctttccttggcATCACTGCTTCCTACGGCAGAGTCCTTCTGGCTGTCTACCATATGTGCtccaaagaaggaaggaaaaagacctTCACCACCTGTTCAGCACATTTAACTGTAGTTACCTTTTACTATGTACCATTTGTTTACACCTATCTTCGGCCCAGGAATGTCCACTCACCAGCACAAAATAAGATTTTGGCAGTTTTTTACACCATCCTCACTCCCATGCTCAATCCTATTATTTACAGCCTGAGAAATAAGGAAGTCCTGGGGGCCATGAAAAGACTGTTTGgagtattttcttccaagaaaaaaTAG